One Cyprinus carpio isolate SPL01 chromosome A16, ASM1834038v1, whole genome shotgun sequence genomic region harbors:
- the LOC109073053 gene encoding DNA-binding protein inhibitor ID-4-like — MKASAPVRPHKVSSGCSQLSLRYLSERSRCKMEEEDLFCLQYDMNDCYSRLKRLVPTIPQDKKVSKVEILQHVIDYILDLQLALETHPVLLKQTSPPASTRTPLTQINTEQRTTGVNKEDSILCR; from the exons ATGAAGGCCAGCGCACCGGTTCGCCCTCATAAGGTTTCTTCTGGCTGCAGTCAGCTCTCGTTGCGTTATTTGTCGGAGCGCAGCCGATGCAAAATGGAAGAGGAGGATCTTTTCTGTCTGCAGTACGACATGAACGACTGCTACAGCCGACTCAAGCGTCTGGTGCCCACTATTCCGCAGGATAAGAAAGTCAGTAAAGTGGAGATCCTCCAGCATGTCATTGACTATATCCTAGACCTGCAGCTGGCGTTGGAGACGCACCCGGTTCTCCTGAAACAGACGAGCCCACCCGCCTCCACACGGACCCCTCTCACACAAATCAACACAGAGCAG AGGACAACGGGTGTCAATAAGGAAGACTCAATTTTGTGTCGCTGA